In one window of Anaerobacillus alkaliphilus DNA:
- a CDS encoding ring-cleaving dioxygenase, producing MYKIPGHHHISMITKHANQNNQFYKHVLGLRRVKVTVNQDAPTMYHLFYGDKTGSPGTELSFFEIPSVGKTHRGTNAITRIGLLVSSEESLQYWKKRFEQHGVYHEEISRYANRAALKFEDPEGLRLVLLVSNGEKVEHWQTWEKSNVPAEHQIQGMGSVEVTVKRLEKLASTLTDMFGYTEVSRSENEAIFQSIDGEVFGEIVVSYLDGPSERPGRGSIHHLAIRVKNDEELAYWDQQVKQRGFQTSGIVDRYYFKSLYFRESNGILFEIATDGPGFTIDGDVEHLGEQLDLPPFLEGRRAEIEANLAPIEE from the coding sequence ATGTATAAAATTCCTGGGCATCATCACATTTCTATGATTACAAAACATGCAAATCAAAACAATCAATTTTATAAACATGTGCTTGGGTTACGACGCGTGAAAGTGACTGTAAATCAAGATGCTCCAACCATGTATCACTTATTTTACGGAGATAAAACAGGTAGCCCGGGCACTGAACTATCATTTTTCGAAATTCCATCAGTTGGAAAAACGCATCGTGGTACAAATGCGATTACTAGAATTGGTTTACTAGTATCTTCTGAAGAAAGTTTGCAGTATTGGAAAAAACGTTTTGAACAGCATGGGGTTTATCATGAAGAAATATCAAGATATGCCAATCGTGCCGCATTGAAATTTGAGGACCCAGAAGGGTTACGTCTCGTGCTGCTCGTATCAAACGGGGAGAAGGTTGAGCACTGGCAAACATGGGAAAAGTCAAATGTCCCAGCTGAGCATCAAATTCAAGGTATGGGTTCTGTGGAAGTGACGGTGAAAAGACTCGAAAAACTTGCGAGTACCCTTACAGACATGTTCGGCTATACAGAGGTTAGCCGTAGTGAAAACGAAGCCATCTTTCAATCGATCGACGGTGAAGTTTTTGGAGAAATCGTTGTCAGCTATTTAGACGGTCCATCGGAAAGACCAGGTCGTGGAAGTATTCATCACTTGGCGATACGTGTCAAAAACGATGAGGAACTTGCCTACTGGGATCAGCAAGTAAAACAACGAGGTTTCCAAACCTCAGGTATTGTCGACCGTTATTACTTTAAGAGTTTGTATTTCCGGGAGTCTAACGGGATACTGTTTGAAATAGCGACAGATGGGCCGGGCTTTACAATAGATGGAGATGTCGAACATTTAGGGGAACAGCTGGATTTACCACCATTTTTAGAGGGAAGACGGGCCGAGATTGAAGCAAACTTAGCCCCTATTGAAGAGTAA